DNA from Ananas comosus cultivar F153 linkage group 12, ASM154086v1, whole genome shotgun sequence:
ctacacaGCAACATGTATATACCTGGCATAACAACAATTGCTTTTTTCGTCAGCGAATGTACCATCGAACAGCTTTTCTCCAGAACGACACATCAAAGCCCAGGGCCATAGGTGCATCTTCAATATAACTTCTCGAGCAAGGTGCATGAAAGCTTCGAGAAAATGCCAAAATATCCAAAACAATAGCTCAAAGATGCCATGGCGACCGCTTCGATATCCGTATCTCTATCCAGAAACTGTTCTGAGGTCCCACAGGGTTTATTCTTTCCTTTCATTGTCTTTCCAAATTCATTATCCTCACTGGCTTTCCAAGTTTGGACTTGTCTTCCATCTTAGCGAGTTCTAAAGCCCTTTCACAAATGGGAAAGCACTTCTCGTCCCATGAGTCCAAAATTATACCCGAGCCTATGCAGACATCACCATCGTAGAAGGCAGCGAACTGACCCGCGGCTAAACCCTGGTCATCCTCGGATAAATGCACCACCAAGGAGTCTTTATTATCATCTTCAATTGACTCTTTGGTTATTGTGCAATTGTAAAAGCCAGGGCCATGTCGCACCTAATATTAACAAAATTTTCTAGGTCAGCATATCTCTAAGGTAGGTATTAGTCCTCCTTTATAAAACTCTTACAGGCATAGTTATCAAATATTAAGGATTGAAGTTATTGATGGAGCTCAGTATACAGCATCTTATAGGTTATTTACGAGCCAAGAATAGAAAAGCTGTCAAAACATGGTGGATTTAAAAAACTAcactagaaattttttttttatttattcttttcatttgCAATTGCGATAGGTTCATCCCACAGTCTAGCATCAGCAAACATGAGCATGATACTTATGTCATATTAGTAACCGAAAAGTTGGCATTTTTTACCTTGCATTGAAGCTGACGATTATTTGCGGGTGGTGAACCACTGAACCAATTTAAAGATCCAACATGAAATGTGCGCCTCCTCTTATccaatgaaaaataatttctcGAAACAAAAACCACATTGTTTTGAGCATCCTTTTCAACAACATACCTATAGAACATATGTAAAGAATTTGTGAACAACCTAATTGTTGATATTGATTCTTACGTGTGGCAGCCGCAATGCAAACTCGTCATGTCCATTCCACTTATTTAATGTGATTGTTGGGTAAATAAATCTGGTTCAGGTCAAGGCTCTcaacaatattttcattttcaCTTTCATCTGTTCCCCCCCTCATTCTCGCCAGTCACTCGATTCATGGGTTGGCTCTGGTCAAGGCGGGCTGggtcaagttcaaattaaagctACACGGTCTTAAAATGCATCCTCAACTGACCTAAAACCCTCCCAACCTGACCGCTGCCATCCCTTATTTTTATCCTGAATGTAATTATAATATGACAAAAACAGGGATTAGAGGCGTATTAGTGCATACCAGGGTCCACCAGGAAGACGGAGGCCTTGGCGCTGACCAATAGTATAAAACCAGAAGCCACGGTGTTTACCCAAGTAATCTCCCGTCTCAGCTTCAAGTAGTACTCCTTCCATCTCTCCTATATGCTTTGCAACAAACTCACTGAACTTGACCTATAAGTAGAATGTTTGTTAAATAGAATTTAGTCAGAATAACAGTCGACTTGTTCCCAAAATATtagaccattttgaaatctttctAATAAATTAAAGATGTTAAGTGAAAACTTATAGCGATTTCCTTTTAGTCTAGTCTGTCAGAGCTAACTCATGCCACATATGTAACACTGGAGGTAGCCACCAGGCTATGACACTGTACAATACACTACCTAACAAATTTAAAACAAGCGCTCCACAAACTTGATGAGTAGACAGCTGAACACAAACAATGTAAACTAATCTCAAGCTCGGCTAGTTTAACAATCAATCTGAACTCAAGCCATCTCATTCAATTTTGAGTCCAACATGAGCTTCTCACGAATGGGGTTTTTAAGGGTGTCCTAGGAAAGAAATTTTAGTAAGATACTTATTTGAATGATCTTCTATTGCATATGTATTATTATGGAACTTAATTATCATTTAGAAAAGCATTAACATGACAtgtaaaagtaaaagaaaagagcTCCAGAATCCACCTTTCCAAGGAAACATATTCCTTGAGAGTCCTTCCGGTCCCTATTCGGTAGGTCCAGCATAGTTGCTAACCTACGCACTTTATCCTGCAAATAGAAGTTCAAAGAATAAAGTTAAACATATTAAAAGACTATAGGGTAACAATGAAGatatcttctttctcttttcctggAGGAGAGAACAATTGATCTCACAACTAATCAAAAGTAATTATATAGTAAGAAACTAcaattacaagaaaaaaaaagaaaaaagaatagttggaaataatttattgtaaccGAAACGATTACCCCCTTGCCTAACCTTTTGCATGCAGCCAAGTGGAAAAAGAAGCCTTTTAAGCTGAAACTGAGATAAATGTGAGAGAAAATATGTTTGATCCTTGACCTGAAATGGCAAGGACAAGACATTTAGACTATTGAATTGCAACGATGCAGTGATGATAACCAAGGATAAGGGCATGGGATAAATTGAGAAAGATGTATAGATaaattctcatttctcaccaaGACCAATGCAACTAAAAACATCACTTCAAGTCCAGCATGGAGTTGGATGTTCATGGACATGCAACAATGACGGATTCATTTGATCCAACGGTAGCTATTGGTTTGGATTTGAGGAAATAGTTTTATAGATGACTGTTATACTCCTGGTTATTCTTCCTGTCTTTCCTTTTTCCTCGCAACTTTACACAAATAAGATGTGGCCTGATCATCTATTTATCATTTGAACATGCTTATATCATTGCAAGGAGAAGATCAACTATGCAGTACAAATTTGACTTGATGCAACAAGAATATACAGAAAAAGCAGATCAAATATAACCGGCTCAATTACCATGTCTTGTGATAATTTTAGCACAGATGGCTCATCTCCCAGCTTGGGCAATGAGTGAATAACATGAGCATAATGTCCAGAAGCAATATAATCAAACCCCATATTTTCAATGGCTTCTAGAAAAGCACCTGTACAATAAATGTGAAAAGGGAAAAGGAGCAATATGAAGCATGAAAATCTTTAATATATGCTATCAGATCATATAGCTGAACTGCTGAACGTACCAAACTTGATTCTTGTATTACACAGAACATCAGGATTCGGAGTACGGCCACTACGGTACTCAGTTATAATGTGAGAAACCTGAGAAATCAAATTGAAGGATACACTACTTAATAGCATAAACCATCTAATTAATGTAAAGTTTCTTAGAGTAATATGCTTGTAACGCTTTCCAGATGCTTTGTTAGGATGCTAGAAAGAACAAATTTAATTATCACATTTTTACAATTTTCCTGGGCTGCAAGTATACAAAGAGGGCGACTGAGGTCCTTACCACATTGTTCCAGTATTCATCTGATAGATGGACAACCTCCAAAGGCACATCAATCTATATCCCAAAGAAAACATTGAACAAGTAAATTCTCTTTCATCTTTACATCATTCAACAGATAGACAATTAAACTGTGCACACCTATTACTAGAAGCAAAGGAAAATTGATAGACAAATGATTCATTAGCATAAATATtgcaaaacaaacaaaagaccAAATGTAAATGAACCAGATCAATAATTGGATATTGCATGAcaaagatttaagtgcccatcagcACGGGCCATCCCACCATGCCATACTGTGCTGATAATTTATCGGCATAATACGACTCCCATGCTAATGGCACAAGgcaaaaccctctttttttagaaaaaaaatagcaaaagtTATTCCAATAAAGTgcaaagatttgataaagatgtGTAATAAGCCATTAGAATATATTAGTGCCAAATATGTCCCAATTATTGCAATTCTTTAGCATCATTTTTCATAAGCAAACTAGAGCTCTCCTATATGCAATGTACATGTTAATGCATTGTGGTATCCCATGCTAACCCAAAAAAACCTTTAATACGACAAAATCAGAAAAGTATTAGACCTGATCACAGACAGCAGTTGCATACTTCAAATCGTCATCCCATGGGCATTCAGACCAAAAGTTTCTGAAGTCTTCCTACAAAGTGTTCAAGTGAGTAACAGTTGCAACTCATCTGT
Protein-coding regions in this window:
- the LOC109718135 gene encoding uncharacterized protein LOC109718135, which gives rise to MRRAMATRPRLLLSALNPNLFTPKTLTPLHSLPSSPRPPPPTRSSPISLCVRSSSSSATPLLTSPPPPPPPPPSPSNGVDLKPYLGCSAAGERGLRVAVLLSGGVDSSVALRLLHAAGHRCTAFYLKIWFQEDFRNFWSECPWDDDLKYATAVCDQIDVPLEVVHLSDEYWNNVVSHIITEYRSGRTPNPDVLCNTRIKFGAFLEAIENMGFDYIASGHYAHVIHSLPKLGDEPSVLKLSQDMVKDQTYFLSHLSQFQLKRLLFPLGCMQKDKVRRLATMLDLPNRDRKDSQGICFLGKVKFSEFVAKHIGEMEGVLLEAETGDYLGKHRGFWFYTIGQRQGLRLPGGPWYVVEKDAQNNVVFVSRNYFSLDKRRRTFHVGSLNWFSGSPPANNRQLQCKVRHGPGFYNCTITKESIEDDNKDSLVVHLSEDDQGLAAGQFAAFYDGDVCIGSGIILDSWDEKCFPICERALELAKMEDKSKLGKPVRIMNLERQ